The window GTATTTCTCGATAGTCCTTGAGCCTATGTCGAGAATTTGATATTCGTCAAACAGCCACTTTTCATCACTCAGCAAATCTATCTCAAGTCTCTCTCCTTTGTAATCAATGGCAAAGTCAACTGGAGTTCTAATGTATGGATAGAATTCATCCAAAAGCTTCTCAGCCCAATCTACTAACCCTAGGAGTCCCTTTTTCTCGAGGAATTCGATATTCGCAACCCCGAGGTTGTATCCTTTTGCCAGTGTAAAGATATTTCCAACCAATCCACCAGTAAGGATTAAATCCGCCTTTTCTTGCCTCAGCACATTTTCTGCCACCCTAAGCGAGTCATTGACCTTTGCACCGCCGAGCACATATACCTTTGGCCTCTCTCTGCTTTCGTAAGCTCTGGTTAAGGCGTTAACCTCTTTTTCCATTAAAAAGCCCATTATCATCGGCTTAATTCTAGCAAAGCCTACTAGAGAAGGCTGAGAACGATGAGCAGCAGCAAAGGCATCGTTGACAACATAATCTAAGAGCGGAGCAAGCTTCCTTACAAAATGAGTTTTCTCGCATTCCTCAAGAGGTTTCTGCTTTATTTCCTCAGCAGCAAAGCGAAGATTTTCTAAAATTATAGCTTCACCGGGTTTAAGAGACTTTATCTTTTCTCTAGCGTATTTTCCAAAGATATCCTCAACATATTCAACCTCTCTACCAATCAATGAACTCAAGATTTCAGCGTGCTGCTCCGTTGTGATATAGTCCTCATTGTACGGCTTGCTCTGGTGAGTAGCTATTACAACCTTTGCATTGTGCTCAAGAAGATAAAGCAGAGTAGGCAAAACAGCTCTAAACCTTGCATCACTTATGATTTTACCATTTTTCACAGGCGAATTCAAATCCACTCGCAGAAAGACCGTTTTGCCGTTATAATTGAAATCCGTGAGCCTGAACATTTCATCACCAAGGATACGTCAATAAAAAGCGCATTAAAAGGTTATCTTATACACTTTGGGTGATAACAATGAAAAATCAGAAGAAAAAATCGAGAATTAAGTCATTAAAAGGTTCTCAATCAGCTTTATTGCCTCCACAATCTTAACCTCTGGCTTTTCTTCCACCTTTGGAAGTTCGAGGTTTATGACCAATCTTTCTTCTCTTCCTTCCTCTTCAAGGTCATAGACCTCAAGCTCTTCTATGTCAACATCTTCAAAGAGGCTCTCAACTTCGGGGCCGAGTATCTTTTTGTCGTTTCCATAAACTTCAACTCTCACAACATCATCTTTTGATGATGTTAGAACCACTATTTCATAATCCCCAATCCTCTTTGTGAAGCGTATCATATTTCCATATCCAATTATCTCCTCTTTAAATCCTAGCTTTTTCATTGTAGCTCTTATCGTATCAACTTTTGCCTTCATCTTCCTCAAAATTCTCTCCTTAAGTTTATAGCTCTCTTCAAGAGCCTTTTTAATGCCCTCACCAGCTTTTTCAATCTCGCCCTCCCAAATGCCAATGAGCTTCAAACCTGAAGAAGTTGATCTGAGCTCAATCTTTAAGCTGTCAACATCAAAATCTCTCAAATCATCTATTTTAAGCTCGCTAAGTCTTAGGATTTCAAATTCAATTCTAACAATGTTTCCAAAGGCTTTTCCCTTAAATTTCACGGGCATCACCCAAAGGAGAAAAACTGATAATGGTTTAAAAACTCTTCCCCTCCCAATATTGTAGAAAAGACAAAAGGAAGAAAGAGGATAAGCTCATTTTCTCCTCCTCATGAGCAGTGGAATCAGTGCCAATCCAACAATCGCCGCTGGACCGCATATCTTGCTTGTTGTGGCTGTTGAAGTTTGTGTTGGTGAGCTTTCACTTGAAGTAGTCTCAGAGGTTGTAGTAGTTGTTGTCTTTGTGGTTGTTGTCGTTTTGCCCATAACTTTTTCAGCAACAGCCTTGTTGCCGTAGAAGTCAACTGCAACTACTCTGATTGTGTATTCATCCGCATCAACACCTGGGATCTGAGCAAGGAAGTAATTAACGTTTGGTCCGCCCTTTGTAGGCTCTGCTGGATACTTCTTGACTTCACCATTAGCTTCAATCTCCACATATAAGTCTTTGATTCCCAAGTTATCGCTTGCCTTGAAGTAAACCTTAAATGGCTTTCCTTTTATTGGCTTTGAAGGTGATGTATAAGCAATGCTGACCTGTGGCTTCTCAGTGTCTTTACCCTTTGTTATCACAAGCTCACTGATGCCTTTTGGAACAGTGACCTCAAGGAGCATGTAGTGCTTATCTCCGATGGTTCTTTCTCCTAAGACCTTGTATTTGACATTTGTGACAGCATCATCGACTTTTGCCCCCTCCGGCACAACAACTGCTATCTTACCTGTTGTCTCCTGATACTCATTCACGAACTTAATTGCTGAACCAAAATCAGTTGTGTGCCTAAACACTATAAACTCCTGTGGAACAGGGAATGAACTTATTGGACCAAAGAGGGTACCAAACATCTCTTCGATTCCTGGAAGTCTAACGTTTCCATTTTCGTCAATTTCTACAATTCTTGAACCGTACCAGTTGTCTTCTTCTCTCTTGTCTGGAGCACCAGTTGTTGTTGAAGTTACAAACCAGTGCTCATTTCCGTTCTTGTCAATATACACCTGAACGTAGTCTGCATGAACGTGTCCGCTTAAGACGAGTTTTATGTTGTACTTTTCAACATCCTCGAGGAATCTCCTGGCTAAGTCTTCACTTGTTCTTTCTTTTCCACCAATCCAGTACCAGCTTACGAGAGGAGCTATTGTCTCCCAGTCATCAAATGCACTGAGACCTTCAATTTTTCCGCTCTTTCCTTCTGGAGTCTTGTACCAGTATGGGTGGTGAACTAAAATAATTGGTATTTTATCTGGGTTTTGTTCAAGTATCTTCTCCATCCACTCAAGCTGCTCCATAGTTGGGTGTGATCTTTCATTATCAGAATCCAAAGCTATGATTATGAACTTGCCAATTGTGATATAGTAGATTGGTGGAGCAATGAATTTTGAGAAATACTTTGGTGGATCATCATGATTACCTTTAACGATTATTATCGGCTTCTCAGCAGCAATGGCATTTTCCATTAAGCTAAGCAGATATCCATATGCTTTGCTGTCACCTGCAGTATCAACGACATCACCTGTTGCAATGATTACATCAACTGCTGGGTTCATTCCCCAGTATGTGAAGAAGCTGTCAGCTGCTACGTAGCTTGAGAGTGGAATTGCCCCTTCACCGCACTTGAATATGCTTCTGCAGAACTTTTCTCCATTTACATAACCAATCTTTGCACCGCTTGTAATGTGGAGATCGCTTCCATGAGCAATCCTGAGAACCTTTGGATACTCCTTGAGAATCCAGACACCGTTTGGAACAACAACTTCGCCCTTATTGGACTTCACAATCAAGAAATAGTCATCTGGAACTACGTTATCTGGGATTTTAACCTGAAGTTCATTTCCATTCTTTCCAACTATCTGGAGCTCATAGGGGCCGTTAAGCACTGAGACTATTGAAAGGCTTGTTATTTCAACGCCATCTTGAGCCCTCATTGTAACTGTTTCCCCTGGAAGAGCCACAACTGGAGCTCCTGGAGCAGGGTACGCCAAAACATCAAGTGGAGAAAGCGTCGCTGCCTCTACTTGTACTACTTGGAACATAGAAAATACCATCAAAACTAAAAGTAATGCAACTCCCTTCTTCATGGTACCACCAAATAAAAAAATGCTAATTTAGCTATAAAATATTATCCGACACAAATTTGTGCAACTAAGGAATAAAAAGTGAGAATATTTAACACTACGAGTTCCATCTGACTGAAATTAGAGCCAATCCCATAATCTTTTCCGAAAGCTCGCTTTTTCCCCCTAATCTTTTGTATTCCTGGTACCCTTGCCATATTTTCGAGTAGAGTTTTTGAGCTGCATCAACCTTATGCCTCCTTGTCGCTACAAAAAGCCGAGTTAAGTGAACCGCCATATCCAGCAAAATGTAATCCGCTCTGCTGATAGGTTTTACAATTGAAGGGACCATCTCACCGTAAACTGGAATGAATTTACATTTTAACACTCTGCTTTTTCCAAGTTCGTCCTCAATTTCGCTCTCTTCAAACTCTATCTTGCCCTCAATCCAGCTTAACTTTTTGATTTTTCTGAGAGGTATTTTCTTTGCATCTTCAAATTCTACATCAATTGGAATATTCAACGCAGCTTTTACCAGAAGCTCGACATCCTGCGTTATGTGGACAACTCCAAAAGGATGTTCCTTGATTTCTTGAAAGCTCTTTCCTTCAAAAAGCTTGAAATAAAAATAATTCCCTTTTCGAATAATCCCAATGGGGGTTAAGTTTGACTTTGTTACTAGCAAAACCTCATACACTTTTCCTTCATCAAACAGCTCCAAAATCTTCATGCTCTCACCCAAGAAGGAAGTTAAGAAAAGAAAGTCAGAGTTGCTTTGGCAAGATGAGGATATCGTCTTTATTTATGTAGAAAGTAACTGGTCCTTGTGGCTTTAAGCCCATAACGTCCTTATCACTTATGGTTCTTGCAATGATTCTAGTTTCTCCGAACATTCCAACGACCTCGATAAAGAATCCATAGTATTCGATGAGATCAACCTTACCTTCAAGCTTCACAGCATTTTCAATTGGCTTTAAGCTGATACGCTCTGGCCTAATAACGATGACAACTTTGTCGCTCTTGTCGGTATATGTTAGCCCTTCAAGTCTGAAGTGTTCAAACTCTACTGTAACCTTGTCGCCATGTCTTTCAACAACCTTTGCTGGAATTACGTTTGTCTTGCCCATGAAAGATGCAACAAATTCAGTCTTGGGCTTCTCGTAGATTTCCTTCGGCGTTCCGACCTGCTCAACGGTTCCAACGTTCATCACTGCTATCCTATCACTTATTGCCATTGCCTCCTCTTGGTCGTGTGTAACGTAAAGGACTGTAATGCCAAGTTCCCTTTGTATTCTCCTGATTTCTGAACGCATCTCAAGCCTGAGCTTTGCATCAAGGTTTGAAAGAGGTTCATCGAGGAGAAGCAATTTAGGCTCAACGACTATAGCTCTCGCTATTGCAACTCTCTGCTGCTGACCACCGCTAAGCTGAGTAGGATATCTGTCCTCAAAGCCTTCGAGCTTAACAAGTTCTAATGCCCATTTGACCTTTCTCTCAATTTCTTCCTTTGGAAGCTTCCTAATTTTGAGCCCATAAGCGATGTTGTCATAAACTGTCATGTGAGGCCAAAGAGCATAGTTCTGGAACACTAAGACTGCCCCTCTTTCGCTTGAGCTAAGATATGTAACCTCTTGGTCGTCAAAGAATATCTTTCCGCTGTCTGGGAAGTCAAGACCAGCAATAATTCTCAATGTTGTGGACTTTCCACATCCAGATGGCCCAAGTAAAGTAAACAGCTCGCCGTGCTTTATATGCAGGTCAATTCCCTTTAATGCGACGGTTTCTCCGAAGGTTTTAACAATATTCTCAAGTTTGACTTCAACCAACTTTCTCACCTCATGTTAATCCTATGAATGCGTATCTTTGCTTGGTGATTATGTTAACTAACACAATTGAGAGTATCTGGACTGTAATTAACAGCACACCCAATGCCGCAGCAAGCTGAGCGCTTCCTGCTGCTGACATCATGATGTCTTTCATGAATGCTGTAATCGGTGCATACTGCATGTTGAGTGAACCTAATGTAATACCAACACTTGTCTCGCTCATTGAATAAACGAAGCTTAGCATTGCACCACCAAAGACGTTAAGTGAAATCAGTGGTAGCAAGATACCGGTTATTGTCTTCCATCTGCTTGCTCCAAGGTTCATTGAAGCTTCTTCAAGTGAGACGTGAACCTGCTGAAGTCCTGCATAGACAGAACGTGCTGAGAAAGGCAGTCTTCTGATTGAATACGCTAGTATGAGTACAAAAGCCGGGTTGAAGCTGAAGATGTTCGTTGGGTCTAGTGGTGTGTTGGGGAACACTTGTGAGAAGAAGTAGAAGTATCCCATTGCGACAACGATACCTGGAACAGCGATTGGGATTATAACTAAGCTTTCAAGCACTGGGGTTAAGATTCCCTTAAATCTGCTGGTTGCATAAGAAGACGTTATTGAGAGGAGTATGATGAGTATAACGGCGGCACCTGAATACATAAGGCTGTTTATGATATATCTTCTCACGTCGGGATTAAGAAGCATCTGCTTGACGTATTCCGTTGTAAATCCTTGAGGCATTACAGTAACGCTCCATTGCTTGGAGAATGCCAATAGAACGACACCAATCTGTGGGAATATTGTGAAGAGCAGTAGTGGGAGCAACACTATATAGATAATTGCAGCTTGCCATGGTTTTGGTTTGCTGACTCTTGGCTTCCATCTTCCACCTTTGCTGAGCATAGCATACTGCCTCAAGCTGACATACTTCCTAATTCCGAGGAATGCAAGCACAGCCAAAGTAAGCATTAAAATTGATAGTGCCGCAATCTCCGGGCTCCTCTCACCCAAACCATAGAGGAATTTGCTGAAGATTTGATAAGACATCAGTTTCTTAGCCAATGGGTCACCTTGGAAGACAATTGGTGCTGCTAAATCTTCAAGGCTAAAGATGAATACAAGCGTTGCACCAGCGGCTATACCTGGTAAAGCTAATGGGAACGTTACTGTTCTAAATAAGTGGAAGCCTTTGCTCCCGAGATTTTCTGCCTGCTCCTCTAATGTTGGATCAATGTTAATAAAGCTTGCATAGGCGTTGAGGTAAACTATTGGATAGTACGTCATAGCCTGAGCTAAAACAACACCTGCCAAACCATCAATTTTAATCCTAAAGGGCAGTATGTGAAGCAACTCATAGAAAATGTAGTTGATTAAACCTGTATCGAGAAACATCTTCTTAATAACGTATGCATTAACGAATGGGGTAACTAACAGGGGAATAAAGAGGGCAATTCTAAAGAAGTTTTTACCCTTAAAGTCATATCTCGCCATTACAAAGGCGAAGATTGTTCCCATAAGTGAAGCCAAAAGCGTCACAAGAGCAGCAACCACAAGTGAGTTAATTACAACTCCAAAGTCTATTCCCCTGATTAGATAAACAGTCTCCCCAGTTGCAGTAACAGTCTTTATAGCAAAATCTCCCCTAGGTGGGAATTGGACGTAATAGCTTGAGGTTAATATGCTCTTAAACCAGTAAAGCGAAAAGTGTCCCTCATGACTGAATGCTATTGCCAGCATAGCCAAGACTGGCACAATTAGAAATATTACTATATAAAGCAGAGGGAAAAGATAAGAAAAGGCAACAAGAGGTTCAAACAAAGGTGTTCCAAAGAGTCTTTCACTCCATTTGCTTACTTTCATCCTTGCACCTCCGCTAACACCTTGTTGTATTTAGCTCTTGCAGCATCTCTCCACTCCTGCATAAGGGTGTCTTTAAATCCTGAATCCTTAATGAGCCTCTCATTTATTTTCTTTGCATACTCCTCAGTGAAGGTAACCACCTGCCCTGAGTCCGGATCTTTAAACTGTATTGGAGCCAAAAGCTGTGCCTTAAGCTGCTCGTACTTTTCTTTGCTTATCTTTCCTTGCTTGTAAGCCTGAACAAGGGCAACCCATGCTCTGTGGAGTTCTTGGTTTGCATCAACCAATGTAGCCTTGAAGTAGAACTGCATTGCATAAATCGTAGCCAATGCTCTTGCATCATCAAACTGAATACCTTGGGTTTGCAAAGCTAATTCATAAGCTTTCTTTAAATCTGGCCTCTTCTGTCCCTCTGGAGTGTCAAAGACTGCGGGATTAACTGGAAGTCTGTTAACATCTTCGTTAAGCCAAATCTTTTGTCCCTCTGTGAGTACCCAGTAAATGAAAGCTTGTGCAGCCTCTGGGTGTTGGGAGTTCTTAAGCAAGGCAATTGGGTCACCATTGATGATACTCTCTCCCTTTGGAATGATATAAACACATGAGGGATTAAGCTTCATTGCAGTGTATCCATAGAAGTCAATTGTGTTTCCAACAGCTATGTCACCAGCTATAACGGCCTCCCTAACAGCATCACTTGCATCGTAAATCTTTGAGTTTGCAGCTATGATTGTGAGAACCTTCCATCCCTCTTCCCAACCAAAAGCTTGGAGAATAATCTGGTAAATTCTTGTGTTTGAGGTGCTCCTTGTTGGATCAGCAATACCAACTTGTGGTGGGTCTAGTGCAAAAGTCTCGCTTGCTATATCCTCCCATCTCTCTGGCATTGGAAGGTTCCACCTCTTAAGGACGTCCTTATTCACTGTGAAACCAAACGATGAAAGTGCAGCTGCAATCCAGTAAACTTTTCCATCGTCACCTTTTCTAACCATTGGCATTCCAGCAATATCTTCCTTTATTTGTGTTCCAAGAAGTCCAAGAACCTTTTCATCTGTGATTGGAGCTAAATAGCCTTGTTTGAAGAGGTCATCAAAGAGCGTTGGCCCTCCACCCCACCCAATATCAGCACCTTTCTCAATTAGGGCTGGCCACTGTGAATCTGGAGCTTTGATGAATTTAATGTTCACAATGTTATACTGCTTAGCAATGTCACTCTTTAGAAATGCCTCTTTTGCCAGCATTTGAATAGTAGTGTCGTGTCTTGTTAGAACTATTAAAGTTATTCCCTCCCCAGTTTTCTGGGTTGTCGTTGTCTGCTCTCCACCACCAATACATCCAGACACTATGCTAATGAGAAACAGCAGTACAAGTGAAAGAGCAATGCCTTTTTTCATTTTGGCTCACCTCTGATGGGTTCTACAAAAGCTTCTTTAAATTTTTGCCACAAAAAAATGTTAAAAAATTAAAGGTTTAGAGAGAAAAATTCACTTTCTTCTTCTCAAGAGCAGTGGAATCAATGCTAATCCAACAAGGGCTGCTGGACCGCATGTCTTGCTTGTTGTGGCTGGAGCTGAAGTGCTTGTTTCAGCTGGCTTTTCAGTCTCTGCTGGCTTTTCTGTTGTGGTTTCTGCTGGCTTCTCTTCTACTTTGCTTGCCTCTTTAAGTGCCCAGTGGATGAAGTTTGTAACGAAGGTTGGACCGTCAAGTGGAACTCCGTGGTATTTTGGAGCCCATGTTGGCTCGTAGTCACCGTATGGTGATTCACCGCTAACGATGAGCAAGCTCTGCTTTCCGTTGTCGAACTTGACAAACTCAACTGCTAAGAGTGTAAACACTCCAGTGTCGCCGGCCATGTAGGCATTTGCTGGTGGGTCGTTGTTCTCAACGATTGTACCATCTGTAGTTGTCTTGACGATTCTGTAAACGTTCTCTGGTATGTTTCCATCAACGAGCTTCTGCCAGTTTCCATTGTCATCAACATAAGCAACAACGCCAGGACCGTGGTAGAGGACTTTTCCTCCGTTCTTGAAGCCCTCAGTAATCATGCTTGCATCTGGAGTGTTTGGATCGGGGTTAACAATACCAACAACTCTGTATCCTCTTCCAGCGTTGCTTGTTGGGTCTTCAACTGAACAGAGATCCAATCTGAGGTGGCCAATTCCAAGCTGGTCAAGGAGTGAATTAACAGTGTCTTGAACTTGTACACCGCTTCCATAATCGCTGTCACCAGCAATCCAGAGAACCTTTCCACCTTGCTTGAACCACTCTGCAATTGCTTGAATCTCATCTGGCTCGAATGGACTTGATGGCTGACCAATGATAAGCATGTCAACATCTTTGAGAGCATCGGCTGTAATTTTATCACCAAGGTGTGGGATGCCTAAGGTGTCAGCAGCAGCTGGATCACCGAAGTATGCCCACTTCACATCAGTGATTGTCTTTACAATGCCATGTGCTAAAGTCTCATTGGTGTCTCTGTCAAGAACGTCTCCTGCAAGGTACTTGTCATTTTCACCGTGGGCTAGATCCACAGCGACAGTCGCTGCGCTGGCAAAAGCAATTCCGAAAAGCCCGAAAAG of the Thermococcus sp. M39 genome contains:
- a CDS encoding phosphoglycerate kinase, encoding MFRLTDFNYNGKTVFLRVDLNSPVKNGKIISDARFRAVLPTLLYLLEHNAKVVIATHQSKPYNEDYITTEQHAEILSSLIGREVEYVEDIFGKYAREKIKSLKPGEAIILENLRFAAEEIKQKPLEECEKTHFVRKLAPLLDYVVNDAFAAAHRSQPSLVGFARIKPMIMGFLMEKEVNALTRAYESRERPKVYVLGGAKVNDSLRVAENVLRQEKADLILTGGLVGNIFTLAKGYNLGVANIEFLEKKGLLGLVDWAEKLLDEFYPYIRTPVDFAIDYKGERLEIDLLSDEKWLFDEYQILDIGSRTIEKYAQILKQAKIIVANGPMGVFEIEEFARGTVGVFRAIGESEAFSVVGGGHSIASIYKYDIQGISHISTGGGAMLAFFAGENLPVLEALKISYERFKNKEKKENPL
- a CDS encoding metallophosphoesterase, with amino-acid sequence MKKGVALLLVLMVFSMFQVVQVEAATLSPLDVLAYPAPGAPVVALPGETVTMRAQDGVEITSLSIVSVLNGPYELQIVGKNGNELQVKIPDNVVPDDYFLIVKSNKGEVVVPNGVWILKEYPKVLRIAHGSDLHITSGAKIGYVNGEKFCRSIFKCGEGAIPLSSYVAADSFFTYWGMNPAVDVIIATGDVVDTAGDSKAYGYLLSLMENAIAAEKPIIIVKGNHDDPPKYFSKFIAPPIYYITIGKFIIIALDSDNERSHPTMEQLEWMEKILEQNPDKIPIILVHHPYWYKTPEGKSGKIEGLSAFDDWETIAPLVSWYWIGGKERTSEDLARRFLEDVEKYNIKLVLSGHVHADYVQVYIDKNGNEHWFVTSTTTGAPDKREEDNWYGSRIVEIDENGNVRLPGIEEMFGTLFGPISSFPVPQEFIVFRHTTDFGSAIKFVNEYQETTGKIAVVVPEGAKVDDAVTNVKYKVLGERTIGDKHYMLLEVTVPKGISELVITKGKDTEKPQVSIAYTSPSKPIKGKPFKVYFKASDNLGIKDLYVEIEANGEVKKYPAEPTKGGPNVNYFLAQIPGVDADEYTIRVVAVDFYGNKAVAEKVMGKTTTTTKTTTTTTSETTSSESSPTQTSTATTSKICGPAAIVGLALIPLLMRRRK
- a CDS encoding DUF447 domain-containing protein codes for the protein MKILELFDEGKVYEVLLVTKSNLTPIGIIRKGNYFYFKLFEGKSFQEIKEHPFGVVHITQDVELLVKAALNIPIDVEFEDAKKIPLRKIKKLSWIEGKIEFEESEIEDELGKSRVLKCKFIPVYGEMVPSIVKPISRADYILLDMAVHLTRLFVATRRHKVDAAQKLYSKIWQGYQEYKRLGGKSELSEKIMGLALISVRWNS
- a CDS encoding ABC transporter ATP-binding protein, whose product is MVEVKLENIVKTFGETVALKGIDLHIKHGELFTLLGPSGCGKSTTLRIIAGLDFPDSGKIFFDDQEVTYLSSSERGAVLVFQNYALWPHMTVYDNIAYGLKIRKLPKEEIERKVKWALELVKLEGFEDRYPTQLSGGQQQRVAIARAIVVEPKLLLLDEPLSNLDAKLRLEMRSEIRRIQRELGITVLYVTHDQEEAMAISDRIAVMNVGTVEQVGTPKEIYEKPKTEFVASFMGKTNVIPAKVVERHGDKVTVEFEHFRLEGLTYTDKSDKVVIVIRPERISLKPIENAVKLEGKVDLIEYYGFFIEVVGMFGETRIIARTISDKDVMGLKPQGPVTFYINKDDILILPKQL
- a CDS encoding iron ABC transporter permease, coding for MKVSKWSERLFGTPLFEPLVAFSYLFPLLYIVIFLIVPVLAMLAIAFSHEGHFSLYWFKSILTSSYYVQFPPRGDFAIKTVTATGETVYLIRGIDFGVVINSLVVAALVTLLASLMGTIFAFVMARYDFKGKNFFRIALFIPLLVTPFVNAYVIKKMFLDTGLINYIFYELLHILPFRIKIDGLAGVVLAQAMTYYPIVYLNAYASFINIDPTLEEQAENLGSKGFHLFRTVTFPLALPGIAAGATLVFIFSLEDLAAPIVFQGDPLAKKLMSYQIFSKFLYGLGERSPEIAALSILMLTLAVLAFLGIRKYVSLRQYAMLSKGGRWKPRVSKPKPWQAAIIYIVLLPLLLFTIFPQIGVVLLAFSKQWSVTVMPQGFTTEYVKQMLLNPDVRRYIINSLMYSGAAVILIILLSITSSYATSRFKGILTPVLESLVIIPIAVPGIVVAMGYFYFFSQVFPNTPLDPTNIFSFNPAFVLILAYSIRRLPFSARSVYAGLQQVHVSLEEASMNLGASRWKTITGILLPLISLNVFGGAMLSFVYSMSETSVGITLGSLNMQYAPITAFMKDIMMSAAGSAQLAAALGVLLITVQILSIVLVNIITKQRYAFIGLT
- a CDS encoding ABC transporter substrate-binding protein, which codes for MKKGIALSLVLLFLISIVSGCIGGGEQTTTTQKTGEGITLIVLTRHDTTIQMLAKEAFLKSDIAKQYNIVNIKFIKAPDSQWPALIEKGADIGWGGGPTLFDDLFKQGYLAPITDEKVLGLLGTQIKEDIAGMPMVRKGDDGKVYWIAAALSSFGFTVNKDVLKRWNLPMPERWEDIASETFALDPPQVGIADPTRSTSNTRIYQIILQAFGWEEGWKVLTIIAANSKIYDASDAVREAVIAGDIAVGNTIDFYGYTAMKLNPSCVYIIPKGESIINGDPIALLKNSQHPEAAQAFIYWVLTEGQKIWLNEDVNRLPVNPAVFDTPEGQKRPDLKKAYELALQTQGIQFDDARALATIYAMQFYFKATLVDANQELHRAWVALVQAYKQGKISKEKYEQLKAQLLAPIQFKDPDSGQVVTFTEEYAKKINERLIKDSGFKDTLMQEWRDAARAKYNKVLAEVQG
- a CDS encoding CGP-CTERM sorting domain-containing protein, producing the protein MKKLSILLSVFVLFGLFGIAFASAATVAVDLAHGENDKYLAGDVLDRDTNETLAHGIVKTITDVKWAYFGDPAAADTLGIPHLGDKITADALKDVDMLIIGQPSSPFEPDEIQAIAEWFKQGGKVLWIAGDSDYGSGVQVQDTVNSLLDQLGIGHLRLDLCSVEDPTSNAGRGYRVVGIVNPDPNTPDASMITEGFKNGGKVLYHGPGVVAYVDDNGNWQKLVDGNIPENVYRIVKTTTDGTIVENNDPPANAYMAGDTGVFTLLAVEFVKFDNGKQSLLIVSGESPYGDYEPTWAPKYHGVPLDGPTFVTNFIHWALKEASKVEEKPAETTTEKPAETEKPAETSTSAPATTSKTCGPAALVGLALIPLLLRRRK